The Vicia villosa cultivar HV-30 ecotype Madison, WI linkage group LG1, Vvil1.0, whole genome shotgun sequence genome includes a region encoding these proteins:
- the LOC131657701 gene encoding uncharacterized protein LOC131657701, giving the protein MNMNNLSDDLLIEIWSRVPYKTVVRGKSISKRFLALISQHQFIQRFILHNHTLFQQIKDEENQKWNFNFISDRKLLISFSPNLNLSTPQNQISFSFLGRKFDSKLDNIARKKHVLYSRIVGFSNGLFLCKKTTSGRVYHVCNILTKDWIKLPLPPPPRTAHKKRDRVLEGFVCEPYYRVEENTKKVTLNHHKFRVVRFARFEGTMSEILGGITKTKIEMAIFSSETGKWSKKIVSCQNGFSFTQSQVLLPVVAHEGILYFMGRTSLLKYDPFNKDEQCDIISFPSDTSANDITFNGHVGVCCGKIRMSCFCTIRACVKVWELENDHSWRLLHVTCFPPQYARDCIVDELLMPERREIVDLGTQVRAFHRYDGDVVFLQRAHRIFFGNLKTNKIEGVGYGIHGFQSLQMISVDFPLWPTPIPSITKHELSRISV; this is encoded by the coding sequence ATGAACATGAACAATTTATCCGATGATCTATTGATAGAGATTTGGAGTCGTGTTCCATACAAAACAGTTGTGAGAGGCAAATCCATCTCAAAGCGTTTCTTAGCTCTAATCTCACAACATCAATTTATTCAACGATTCATTCTTCATAACCATACTCTATTTCAACAAATCAAAGATGAGGAAAACCAAAAATGGAACTTCAATTTCATCTCAGACCGTAAACTCCTAATCTCTTTCTCACCTAATCTCAATCTTTCAACCCCTCAAAACCAAATTTCCTTTAGTTTTCTTGGCCGAAAATTCGACTCTAAACTCGACAACATAGCAAGAAAGAAACATGTCTTATATTCAAGAATTGTTGGATTTTCCAATGGCTTGTTTCTCTGCAAGAAAACCACAAGTGGTAGAGTCTACCATGTCTGCAACATCCTTACAAAAGATTGGATCAAACTTCCACTCCCTCCACCGCCACGAACAGCTCACAAAAAACGCGACCGTGTCCTCGAAGGCTTCGTTTGCGAACCTTATTATCGCGTTGAAGAAAACACAAAGAAAGTCACTTTGAACCATCACAAATTTAGAGTGGTTCGTTTTGCTCGCTTTGAAGGAACAATGAGTGAGATTCTTGGGGGTATAACAAAGACGAAAATTGAAATGGCGATTTTTTCATCAGAAACAGGAAAATGGAGTAAAAAAATAGTGTCCTGCCAAAACGGTTTTAGTTTTACACAATCCCAAGTTTTGCTTCCCGTAGTTGCGCATGAAGGGATTTTGTATTTCATGGGGAGAACTAGTCTTCTAAAGTATGACCCTTTCAACAAAGATGAACAATGCGACATCATTAGTTTTCCTAGTGATACTTCTGCTAATGATATTACTTTTAATGGTCATGTTGGAGTGTGTTGTGGAAAAATTCGAATGTCTTGTTTTTGTACTATTCGAGCTTGTGTGAAGGTGTGGGAATTGGAAAATGATCATAGTTGGCGTTTGTTGCACGTTACTTGTTTTCCTCCACAATATGCGAGAGATTGTATTGTGGATGAGTTGTTGATGCCAGAGAGAAGAGAAATTGTTGATTTGGGGACGCAAGTGAGAGCTTTTCATCGTTATGATGGTGATGTTGTATTCTTGCAACGTGCTCATAGAATTTTTTTTGGAAACTTGAAGACTAACAAGATTGAAGGTGTTGGTTATGGGATTCATGGGTTTCAATCGTTGCAAATGATTTCAGTTGATTTTCCGTTGTGGCCAACTCCAATTCCGTCCATTACAAAACATGAGTTATCCAGAATTAGTGTTTGA
- the LOC131630217 gene encoding guanosine deaminase, giving the protein MEEVNVVETKDGTVSVATAFAGHQEAVQDRDHKFLGKAVEEAYKGVDCGDGGPFGAVIVHNDEVVASCHNMVLNYTDPTAHAEVTAIREACKKLKQIELSDCEIYASCEPCPMCFGAIHLSRIKRLVYGAKAEAAIAIGFDDFIADALRGTGFYQKANLEIKRADGNGAMIAEEVFEKTKAKFQMY; this is encoded by the exons ATGGAAGAAGTTAACG TTGTTGAAACTAAGGATGGAACCGTTTCAGTAGCTACTGCGTTTGCTGGTCACCAGGAAG CTGTGCAGGATAGAGACCACAAATTTTTAGGAAAAGCAGTTGAAGAAGCATATAAAGGGGTAGATTGTGGAGATGGAGGCCCTTTTGGTGCCGTTATTGTTCACAATGATGAAGTAGTTGCTAGTTGTCATAACATGGTTCTGAATTACACTGATCCAACTGCTCATGCAGAGGTCACAGCAATCAGAGAG GCTTGTAAGAAGCTTAAGCAGATCGAGCTTTCAGATTGTGAAATATATGCTTCTTGTGAACCCTGCCCCATGTGCTTTGGTGCAATCCACCTCTCGCGAATTAAG AGATTGGTCTACGGAGCAAAGGCAGAGGCAGCAATCGCGATTGGGTTTGACGATTTTATTGCAGATGCATTGCGAGGTACTGGATTCTATCAAAAAGCAAATTTGGAAATTAAAAGAGCTGATGGTAATGGGGCCATGATTGCGGAAGAGGTTTTTGAGAAAACAAAGGCAAAATTCCAAATGTATTGA